In the genome of Desulfovibrio desulfuricans, one region contains:
- a CDS encoding MBL fold metallo-hydrolase, producing MNRRQFLQQAAVASLVLPGAALLPHPSLAATPPPAPLYRQAGYYWLQLGDVHVAAISDGTLASNARLISAKQGQVEEALKKAYVPSPRPTSVNAFLILAQNRRILVDTGSGKLLGPTANKLAASLEGAGFKPGDITDILLTHIHGDHSGGLTVDGKRVFPSATVHVNRVEAEFWLSAAQMDKSPEYFRPMFVKGQESLAPYLSAGKVAHFEAGQMVLPGIYAVAAPGHTPGHTCYLLESNGEKLLFWGDTVHVAEAQFPLPDTAIEYDLDPEGAVRQRQRLFAEAAEKGHLVAGAHISFPGIGHVGKAGQGYQWFPIPYVNDAVQGSAK from the coding sequence ATGAACAGACGCCAGTTTCTTCAACAGGCAGCAGTCGCTTCACTTGTTTTGCCCGGTGCGGCGCTGTTGCCGCACCCTTCCCTCGCAGCTACACCGCCGCCCGCGCCGCTTTACCGACAGGCAGGCTACTACTGGCTGCAACTGGGGGATGTGCATGTGGCGGCAATTTCCGATGGCACATTGGCCAGCAACGCACGGCTGATCAGCGCCAAACAGGGACAGGTAGAAGAAGCCCTTAAAAAGGCCTATGTACCCTCGCCCAGGCCTACCTCTGTCAATGCCTTTCTTATTCTCGCCCAAAACCGCCGTATCCTCGTAGATACTGGCTCAGGCAAGCTGCTCGGCCCAACCGCAAACAAACTTGCAGCCAGCCTTGAGGGGGCCGGGTTCAAACCCGGCGATATCACGGATATTCTGCTCACGCACATCCACGGCGACCACTCTGGCGGGCTTACAGTGGACGGCAAAAGGGTTTTCCCGTCTGCCACCGTGCATGTGAACCGCGTTGAGGCCGAATTCTGGCTCAGCGCTGCCCAGATGGACAAGTCGCCGGAGTATTTCAGGCCCATGTTTGTGAAAGGGCAGGAATCCCTGGCCCCATACCTCAGCGCGGGCAAGGTGGCCCATTTTGAAGCGGGCCAAATGGTGCTGCCCGGAATATACGCCGTGGCCGCACCGGGGCACACTCCTGGCCACACATGTTATCTGCTTGAAAGCAATGGAGAAAAGCTGTTGTTCTGGGGAGATACCGTTCATGTAGCGGAAGCGCAGTTCCCCCTGCCGGATACGGCCATTGAGTATGACCTTGACCCGGAGGGAGCCGTCAGGCAGAGGCAGCGTCTTTTTGCGGAAGCCGCGGAAAAGGGACACCTTGTGGCTGGGGCGCACATTTCCTTTCCCGGCATTGGGCATGTGGGCAAGGCGGGGCAGGGATATCAGTGGTTCCCCATCCCCTATGTCAACGATGCCGTCCAGGGCTCTGCAAAATAA
- a CDS encoding adenylyl-sulfate kinase, whose protein sequence is MTPTIWLLGLSGSGKTTLGSLLRLYLDGQGFDVEFIDADTFCRSNGLSAATPEDRVRNTDALRDYALSLQAQGKLCVVAAATPYESMRQSNRAMLPMYREVWVRCSLQTLVQRDAKGLYAKAERGDLSTLDSVFDAFDEPRSPHSIIDTDRYSLVECYEQLRDLTLDALAQDREWADTGRRMLPQASGPFMNAAIAL, encoded by the coding sequence ATGACGCCGACAATCTGGTTGCTGGGACTTTCCGGCAGCGGAAAAACCACCCTTGGTTCACTGCTGCGCCTGTATCTTGACGGGCAGGGCTTTGACGTTGAATTCATCGACGCCGACACCTTTTGCCGCAGCAACGGATTATCCGCCGCCACCCCTGAGGATCGCGTGCGCAATACCGATGCCCTGCGCGATTACGCGCTGAGCTTGCAGGCGCAGGGTAAACTATGCGTGGTAGCCGCCGCCACCCCGTATGAGAGCATGCGCCAGAGCAACCGGGCCATGCTGCCCATGTACCGCGAGGTGTGGGTGCGCTGCTCGCTGCAAACCCTGGTGCAGCGCGATGCCAAAGGCTTGTATGCCAAGGCTGAACGCGGCGACCTTTCGACCCTGGATTCAGTTTTTGACGCTTTTGACGAACCCCGCAGCCCCCACAGCATCATTGATACCGACAGGTATTCGCTGGTGGAATGTTACGAGCAGCTGCGCGACCTCACGCTTGACGCCCTCGCGCAAGACCGCGAATGGGCCGACACCGGACGCCGCATGTTGCCGCAGGCTTCGGGGCCGTTCATGAATGCCGCCATAGCCCTTTAA
- a CDS encoding deoxyguanosinetriphosphate triphosphohydrolase codes for MSTFKEQWAQLLAPNRKTGTGMKLDTLDAVRNPFLVDYDRIIFSSSFRRLARKTQVHPLVRNDHIHNRLTHSLEVSCVGRSLGLGVGDALQRRGDLPEGCTPDHLGQIIQAACLAHDIGNPPFGHAGEEAIRDWFKDSVNKEQYFKNLLPAEWADFTAFDGNAQGFRVINALENNKDRGGFRLTFPVIAALVKYPRSAYEAQGVGKSKFNFYTAERELFAEIFGAMGLAEGAGWRRHPLSYLLEAADDICYRIIDMEDARELRIITYADFKAAMTPLLDVNCLDDPRLDSMDSDRRRTSMLRTTAMGRMIPSITQTFMDNYEAIMEGRLEGCLLNHAREDVAGFMREAGRVFNSKIMNNPQKTALEIGTYTLYRRLLDVFIPACFNFTKGNAMSYQETRALTLMGANAPSREDSLYMAYLRVLDFVSGMTDDYAAFISQQFSGTAGR; via the coding sequence ATGAGCACATTCAAAGAGCAGTGGGCGCAACTGCTGGCCCCCAACCGCAAAACCGGCACGGGCATGAAGCTCGACACGCTGGACGCGGTGCGTAATCCCTTTCTGGTGGATTACGACCGGATCATCTTTTCCAGCTCATTCCGCAGGCTGGCAAGAAAAACCCAGGTGCACCCGCTGGTGCGCAACGACCATATCCACAACCGCCTTACCCATTCGCTTGAGGTGAGCTGCGTTGGGCGATCCCTTGGGCTTGGCGTGGGCGATGCCCTGCAGCGGCGCGGCGACCTGCCCGAGGGCTGCACGCCGGACCATCTGGGCCAGATCATTCAGGCCGCCTGCCTGGCGCACGACATAGGCAATCCTCCCTTTGGCCATGCGGGCGAGGAGGCTATCCGCGACTGGTTCAAGGATTCCGTCAATAAAGAGCAGTATTTCAAAAACCTGCTGCCCGCAGAGTGGGCCGACTTTACGGCTTTTGACGGCAACGCCCAGGGTTTCCGCGTCATCAACGCGCTTGAAAACAACAAGGACAGGGGCGGCTTTCGCCTGACATTCCCGGTCATTGCCGCACTGGTGAAGTACCCGCGTTCCGCCTATGAAGCGCAGGGCGTGGGCAAGAGCAAGTTCAATTTCTACACGGCGGAGCGCGAGCTTTTTGCCGAGATCTTCGGCGCGATGGGGCTTGCGGAAGGCGCGGGCTGGCGCAGGCATCCGCTTTCGTATCTTTTGGAAGCGGCGGACGACATCTGCTACCGCATTATCGATATGGAAGACGCGCGCGAGCTGCGCATCATCACCTATGCCGATTTTAAGGCTGCCATGACGCCTCTGCTGGATGTGAACTGTCTGGACGATCCGCGCCTTGATTCCATGGATTCCGACCGCAGACGCACCAGCATGCTGCGCACCACGGCCATGGGCCGCATGATTCCGTCCATCACGCAAACGTTTATGGATAATTATGAAGCCATCATGGAGGGCCGGCTTGAAGGCTGCCTGCTGAATCACGCCCGCGAGGATGTGGCCGGGTTCATGCGCGAGGCGGGGCGGGTTTTTAACAGCAAAATTATGAATAATCCGCAGAAGACGGCGCTGGAGATCGGCACCTATACGCTCTACCGACGGTTGCTTGACGTGTTCATTCCTGCCTGCTTCAACTTCACCAAGGGCAATGCCATGAGCTATCAGGAAACACGCGCCCTCACGCTCATGGGGGCCAATGCTCCGAGCAGGGAAGACAGCCTTTATATGGCCTATCTGCGGGTGCTGGATTTTGTGTCCGGCATGACGGATGACTACGCCGCGTTCATTTCGCAGCAGTTCTCCGGCACTGCCGGGCGGTGA
- the gmhA gene encoding D-sedoheptulose 7-phosphate isomerase — MTNSLFDMSLSAHLELFGALQTMRPAVEAAAERLGAALGAGGKVLIAGNGGSAADAQHFAAELVGRFQCNRKALACIALTTDTSNLTAIGNDYGFNDVFSRQVEALARPGDVFVGISTSGNSANIIAAVNEARAQGIASIALLGRDGGKLESLADMAVIVPHDVTARIQEAHIFILHHWADVLERAVAQK; from the coding sequence ATGACGAATTCGCTTTTTGATATGTCTCTCTCCGCCCATCTGGAGCTTTTTGGCGCGTTACAAACCATGCGCCCCGCCGTGGAAGCGGCGGCAGAGCGGCTTGGGGCAGCCCTTGGGGCAGGCGGCAAGGTGCTTATTGCCGGCAACGGCGGCTCTGCGGCGGACGCTCAGCACTTTGCAGCAGAGCTTGTGGGGCGCTTTCAGTGCAACCGCAAGGCGCTGGCCTGCATCGCCCTGACCACGGACACGTCAAACCTCACGGCCATTGGCAACGACTACGGCTTCAACGATGTTTTCTCCCGTCAGGTAGAGGCACTTGCCCGCCCCGGAGATGTTTTTGTGGGCATTTCCACCTCCGGCAATTCGGCCAACATCATCGCCGCCGTCAACGAGGCCCGCGCTCAGGGCATTGCCAGCATTGCCCTGCTGGGTCGGGATGGCGGCAAGCTGGAATCGCTGGCCGACATGGCTGTTATCGTCCCCCACGATGTCACGGCCCGCATTCAGGAGGCCCACATCTTCATTCTGCACCACTGGGCCGATGTGCTTGAACGCGCCGTGGCGCAAAAATAG
- a CDS encoding acetolactate synthase large subunit — MDQQNVAQFLVSCLRTEGVKYVFGIPGEENIKFVRAVAASGDIRFILARHEQGASLMADIYGRLTGKAGVCTATLGPGAINLLLGAADAQTNSSPLVAISAQVGLKRIYKESHQIVDLVGMFKPVTKWADTVLTPQAVPEMVRNAFQVAQEERPGATYLAIPEDVEGAPMPEAVPLKAAPCAKAIPSPAAVAEAAALLRCARKPVIMAGHGVARTGNAAVLAAFAERYKIPVATTFMGKGVISDRSPQSLGVIGFMRHDYENCAFDQADVILSIGYELQEFTPMRINPQSNKRIIHINTFMPDVDAHYNPEVTIMADVGLALASLAKELGAEPLLSAGRGARIRELVEAELAKGRESDAFPLKPQRIVSDIRAAMGDEDIVLADTGAIKMWMARLYPTYAPLTCIVSNGLSTMAFSLPGAIGAHLACPERKVLAVMGDGSFLMNSQEMETAVRENIPLKILIWVDDSYGLIKWKMDMESGSHDCVDFGNPDFVTYAESFGAKGYRIESAAELLPTLQKALNEPGVSLVACPVDYSENMALINSLGELTPALCALDEL; from the coding sequence ATGGATCAGCAGAACGTAGCCCAGTTCCTTGTTTCATGCCTCAGAACCGAGGGAGTTAAGTACGTCTTCGGCATCCCCGGTGAGGAAAATATCAAATTTGTGCGGGCTGTGGCCGCCTCCGGCGACATCCGCTTTATTCTTGCCCGGCACGAGCAGGGCGCATCCCTGATGGCCGACATTTATGGCCGCCTGACAGGCAAGGCGGGCGTATGCACCGCCACTCTCGGGCCGGGGGCCATCAACCTGCTGTTGGGCGCTGCCGACGCGCAGACCAATTCAAGCCCTCTGGTGGCCATTTCCGCCCAGGTGGGGCTGAAGCGCATCTACAAGGAGTCGCACCAGATTGTTGACCTTGTGGGCATGTTCAAGCCCGTTACCAAATGGGCAGATACGGTGCTGACCCCCCAGGCCGTGCCCGAAATGGTGCGCAATGCCTTTCAGGTAGCGCAGGAGGAACGCCCCGGCGCGACCTACCTTGCCATTCCTGAAGATGTGGAAGGTGCCCCCATGCCAGAGGCCGTGCCCCTAAAGGCGGCACCCTGCGCCAAGGCCATCCCCTCCCCCGCTGCGGTGGCGGAGGCCGCCGCCCTGCTGCGCTGCGCGCGCAAGCCCGTCATCATGGCCGGGCACGGCGTGGCCCGCACAGGCAATGCCGCCGTACTGGCCGCCTTTGCCGAGCGCTACAAAATCCCCGTGGCGACGACTTTCATGGGCAAGGGCGTTATCAGCGACCGCAGCCCCCAGTCGCTGGGCGTCATCGGCTTTATGCGGCACGACTACGAAAACTGCGCTTTCGACCAGGCGGACGTGATCCTTTCCATCGGCTACGAATTGCAGGAATTCACTCCCATGCGCATCAATCCCCAATCAAACAAGCGTATCATCCATATCAACACATTCATGCCCGATGTGGACGCCCACTATAACCCCGAGGTCACCATCATGGCCGATGTGGGCCTTGCCCTGGCCTCTCTGGCCAAGGAGCTTGGGGCGGAGCCGCTGCTTTCAGCCGGACGCGGGGCGAGGATCCGCGAACTCGTGGAGGCCGAGCTTGCCAAGGGCCGTGAGAGCGACGCCTTCCCCCTCAAGCCGCAGCGCATTGTAAGCGATATTCGCGCTGCAATGGGCGATGAGGATATAGTGCTGGCCGACACCGGAGCCATCAAGATGTGGATGGCGCGCCTCTACCCCACGTATGCGCCCCTGACCTGCATTGTATCCAACGGCCTTTCCACCATGGCATTTTCCCTGCCGGGAGCCATCGGCGCGCATCTGGCCTGCCCCGAGCGCAAGGTGCTTGCCGTCATGGGCGATGGCAGCTTTTTGATGAATTCCCAGGAAATGGAAACCGCCGTGCGCGAGAATATTCCGCTCAAGATACTGATCTGGGTGGATGACAGCTACGGGCTCATCAAGTGGAAGATGGACATGGAATCCGGCTCGCACGACTGCGTGGACTTTGGCAATCCCGACTTTGTGACCTATGCCGAAAGCTTTGGCGCCAAGGGATACCGCATTGAAAGCGCCGCAGAGCTTTTGCCCACCCTGCAAAAAGCTCTGAACGAACCCGGCGTGTCGCTGGTGGCCTGCCCTGTGGACTACAGCGAGAACATGGCGCTTATCAATAGCTTGGGTGAGTTGACGCCTGCGCTGTGTGCGCTGGATGAGTTGTAG
- the cysK gene encoding cysteine synthase A: MSRIYQNNPLSIGNTPLVRLNRVAGPKALVLAKIEGRNPSYSVKCRIGAAMIADAESRGLLRPGVGIVEPTSGNTGIALAYVAAAKGYELTLTMPETMSLERRRVVAMLGAKLVLTPGAEGMPGAIRKAEELVAANPSAYFMPQQFKNPANPAIHEATTGPEIWNDTDGQVDAIVAGVGTGGTITGISRYLKHTRGKNIVSVAVEPEASPVISQHLAGKPLQPGPHKIQGIGAGFIPETLDVSLLDRVETVANDEAIEFARRLAREEGILAGISSGAAAAAAARLADLPEFEGKTIVVILPDAGERYLSSALYEGIGE, encoded by the coding sequence ATGTCCAGAATTTATCAGAATAATCCCCTTTCCATCGGCAATACTCCTCTGGTGCGGCTTAACCGCGTGGCCGGCCCCAAGGCCTTGGTGCTGGCCAAGATTGAGGGCCGCAATCCCTCCTATTCCGTCAAATGCCGCATTGGCGCGGCCATGATTGCCGATGCTGAGAGCCGTGGCCTGTTACGCCCCGGCGTTGGCATTGTGGAACCCACCAGCGGCAATACGGGCATTGCTCTGGCCTATGTGGCCGCCGCCAAGGGCTATGAGCTTACGCTCACCATGCCCGAAACAATGAGCCTCGAGCGCCGCCGCGTGGTGGCCATGCTGGGGGCCAAGCTGGTGCTCACACCCGGTGCGGAAGGCATGCCTGGGGCCATAAGAAAGGCCGAAGAACTGGTGGCTGCCAACCCCAGCGCGTATTTTATGCCTCAGCAGTTCAAGAACCCGGCCAATCCGGCCATACACGAAGCCACCACCGGTCCGGAAATCTGGAATGACACAGATGGGCAGGTGGACGCCATTGTGGCGGGCGTGGGCACAGGCGGCACCATCACGGGTATTTCGCGCTATCTCAAGCACACGCGGGGCAAGAACATTGTTTCCGTGGCCGTGGAGCCTGAGGCGAGCCCCGTGATCAGTCAGCATCTGGCGGGCAAACCCCTGCAACCGGGGCCGCACAAGATTCAGGGCATTGGTGCTGGCTTTATTCCTGAAACGCTGGATGTCAGCCTGCTGGACAGGGTGGAAACTGTGGCCAACGATGAGGCCATTGAATTTGCCCGCAGGCTGGCGCGCGAAGAGGGTATTCTTGCCGGTATTTCTTCTGGCGCTGCGGCAGCGGCGGCCGCGCGGCTGGCGGACTTGCCTGAATTTGAAGGCAAGACCATTGTGGTCATTCTGCCTGATGCGGGCGAGCGGTATTTGTCGTCTGCCCTGTACGAGGGCATTGGCGAGTAG
- a CDS encoding RrF2 family transcriptional regulator yields the protein MSVSLKCQYGLRALFELAKRTGSGPTRIQEIAEAQAIPPRFLENILNQLRRGGFVDSRRGKAGGFMLARSASQITTLEVIRFLDGPVHPFDCEGDNPVRKCSLGPDCVFMPLWQRARQALENVYGGTTLQDLVDAQAAAIPDFSI from the coding sequence ATGAGCGTTTCACTTAAGTGCCAATACGGTTTGCGCGCCCTGTTCGAGCTTGCCAAGCGCACGGGTAGCGGCCCCACGCGCATTCAGGAGATTGCCGAGGCGCAGGCCATTCCCCCGCGTTTTCTTGAAAATATCCTCAACCAGCTCAGGCGCGGCGGCTTTGTGGACAGCCGTCGCGGCAAGGCTGGCGGCTTTATGCTGGCCCGGTCTGCCAGCCAGATCACCACGCTCGAAGTTATCCGTTTTCTGGACGGCCCCGTGCATCCTTTTGATTGCGAGGGCGACAACCCTGTACGCAAGTGCTCCCTTGGGCCGGACTGCGTGTTCATGCCTTTGTGGCAGCGGGCGCGGCAGGCGTTGGAAAACGTATACGGCGGCACGACGCTTCAGGACCTTGTGGACGCTCAGGCGGCAGCTATCCCCGATTTCAGCATTTGA
- a CDS encoding metal-dependent hydrolase, whose protein sequence is MSDITWFGHSAFKISAPGAQVIIDPFFAPSAGVSSSAAGDVDIVLVTHDHGDHVGDAVSLCRRTGAQLGAIVGTAGKLAEAGVPQEQILNGIGFNMGGTLTRKGVSMTMTQAYHSSDSGAPAGYIVRMPDGLTVYHAGDTCVFSGMELWGQLYSIDVALLPVGGVFTMDARQAALACKLLRCKAAVPMHWGTFPVLAQSAAGFRAEIENLHLPCRCVEMTPGETVSFG, encoded by the coding sequence ATGAGCGACATAACCTGGTTTGGACATTCGGCATTCAAAATCAGCGCGCCTGGCGCGCAGGTGATTATTGATCCTTTTTTTGCTCCTTCTGCGGGAGTATCGTCCAGTGCTGCAGGTGATGTGGATATTGTGCTGGTGACCCACGACCACGGCGACCATGTGGGTGATGCCGTGTCCCTGTGCCGCCGCACCGGGGCGCAGTTGGGGGCCATTGTGGGCACGGCGGGCAAACTGGCCGAGGCTGGTGTGCCCCAAGAGCAGATTCTCAACGGCATCGGCTTTAACATGGGCGGCACCCTGACCCGCAAGGGCGTGAGCATGACCATGACGCAAGCCTACCATTCCAGCGATTCGGGCGCTCCGGCGGGCTACATTGTGCGTATGCCCGATGGCCTCACCGTATACCATGCGGGTGATACCTGTGTTTTTAGCGGGATGGAGCTATGGGGCCAGCTTTACAGCATAGACGTTGCCTTGCTGCCCGTGGGCGGCGTGTTTACCATGGATGCGCGTCAGGCTGCCCTGGCTTGCAAACTGTTGCGCTGCAAGGCTGCTGTTCCCATGCATTGGGGAACGTTCCCTGTGCTGGCGCAGAGCGCAGCCGGGTTCAGGGCAGAGATTGAAAATCTGCACCTGCCCTGCCGTTGTGTGGAAATGACCCCCGGCGAGACCGTAAGCTTCGGCTGA
- a CDS encoding UbiX family flavin prenyltransferase, which translates to MRDILVGVSGASGMPLALCLMRLLAAMPDVRTHCVVSDGARAVLRAECGADADLLTALAHTVYAAEDLGAGPASGSWWRRGSEPAAMLLVPCSMGTVGAIASGATRNLVHRAADVALKERLPLVMVTRESPLSAIHLRNLLALREAGAVIMPFSPCFYLRPAGVEELLEQFCGRIFDQVGLAHGLARWTGQA; encoded by the coding sequence ATGCGTGATATTCTTGTTGGGGTGAGCGGGGCCAGCGGCATGCCCTTGGCCCTGTGCCTCATGCGACTGCTGGCGGCCATGCCCGATGTGCGCACCCATTGCGTGGTTTCCGATGGCGCGCGGGCCGTGCTGCGGGCGGAATGCGGCGCGGACGCCGATCTACTCACGGCGCTGGCGCACACCGTGTATGCTGCGGAAGATCTGGGAGCAGGCCCGGCCAGCGGCTCGTGGTGGCGGCGTGGTAGCGAACCGGCGGCCATGCTGCTAGTGCCGTGCTCCATGGGAACAGTCGGGGCCATCGCCAGCGGCGCCACGCGCAACCTTGTGCACCGGGCTGCGGATGTAGCGCTGAAGGAGCGCTTGCCTCTGGTGATGGTCACGCGCGAAAGCCCGCTCTCTGCCATACATCTGCGCAATCTGCTTGCCTTGCGCGAGGCTGGCGCGGTGATCATGCCGTTTTCTCCCTGTTTTTACCTGCGGCCTGCTGGCGTGGAGGAACTGCTGGAGCAGTTCTGTGGCCGCATCTTTGATCAGGTGGGGCTAGCGCATGGTCTTGCCCGCTGGACAGGCCAAGCATAG
- a CDS encoding helix-turn-helix domain-containing protein has translation MIAPLTDEEKSTRPLTLEEAQEYLRVGRNVMLRLFQNGEVQARKVGREWRTTKAALDDYMRGE, from the coding sequence ATGATCGCTCCATTGACGGACGAAGAAAAGAGCACCCGCCCCCTTACATTGGAGGAAGCACAAGAATACTTGCGCGTTGGGCGCAATGTCATGCTGAGGCTTTTTCAAAATGGGGAAGTGCAGGCCCGAAAAGTCGGCAGAGAATGGCGAACCACAAAAGCCGCCCTCGATGACTACATGCGCGGCGAGTAA
- a CDS encoding phosphoadenosine phosphosulfate reductase domain-containing protein — protein MNQLERDALATIEKALAGHDNPAMFWSGGKDSIVALHLLRQVHPSPAVIFLGHIYGSSSWRWKWALQELTEQNLCAFFMPPTCFQLCQNGDNFLLLGAYAFNGQLLSTSAFLHSKDKRGDSGPFTCARHEILSAPLAPQGLKGAWNMFVTGQRSSDILKCAFTSDMNQGEPWQGESIAPAGGGVRVTPLLHWQRSDVWDYIRRHGLRYQRERYEGGSAAMDFDSGQACWDCLDTRHTGQTVVCPKTGQEMTVNIPDGVYQASLESLTA, from the coding sequence ATGAATCAGCTTGAACGTGATGCCCTGGCAACGATTGAAAAAGCCCTAGCAGGGCATGACAACCCGGCAATGTTCTGGAGCGGGGGCAAAGACAGCATTGTTGCCCTTCACCTGTTGCGGCAAGTTCACCCTTCCCCTGCCGTGATCTTTCTTGGGCATATCTACGGCAGCTCGTCTTGGCGTTGGAAATGGGCTTTGCAGGAGCTGACAGAGCAAAACTTGTGCGCCTTTTTCATGCCGCCCACCTGTTTTCAGCTTTGCCAGAACGGTGACAATTTCCTCTTGCTCGGTGCTTATGCCTTCAATGGGCAGCTTCTTTCAACAAGCGCATTCTTGCACTCAAAAGATAAGCGGGGCGATTCTGGCCCATTCACTTGCGCAAGGCATGAAATCTTATCGGCACCATTGGCCCCTCAAGGGCTAAAAGGCGCGTGGAATATGTTCGTTACGGGTCAAAGATCAAGTGACATTCTGAAATGCGCGTTTACGAGCGATATGAACCAAGGGGAGCCGTGGCAGGGTGAAAGCATTGCTCCGGCTGGTGGCGGGGTGCGGGTTACTCCTCTCCTGCACTGGCAACGCTCAGACGTGTGGGACTACATACGGCGGCATGGGCTGAGGTATCAGCGTGAACGCTATGAAGGCGGTTCGGCGGCAATGGACTTTGACAGCGGGCAAGCCTGCTGGGATTGCCTCGACACCCGGCACACAGGACAAACGGTGGTTTGCCCTAAGACCGGGCAGGAAATGACGGTGAATATCCCTGACGGCGTGTATCAAGCCTCACTGGAAAGCCTGACCGCTTGA
- a CDS encoding ERCC4 domain-containing protein, whose translation MRIVQDSREQAPYAFNAPKYAGVTVEVGTLQTGDYSLHGLTDRIALERKSLSDLCGTLTAGRERFKRECERGRGLEYFGLVIESSMDDVRRHNYRSAMTPQSLLQTLAAWSVRYGLHVHWCGSREGGEYMVHSLLEKFLKEQQTRLAALVRAHGDGTEGGEAA comes from the coding sequence ATGCGCATAGTTCAGGACAGCCGAGAACAAGCCCCCTATGCCTTCAATGCCCCCAAATATGCGGGCGTTACCGTGGAGGTGGGTACGCTGCAAACTGGTGACTACAGTTTGCACGGCCTGACTGACCGCATTGCCCTTGAGCGAAAGAGCCTTTCCGACCTGTGCGGAACACTCACGGCAGGACGGGAACGGTTCAAGCGTGAGTGCGAGAGGGGCCGGGGGCTGGAATACTTCGGGCTGGTGATTGAGTCCTCAATGGACGATGTGCGCCGCCACAACTACCGCAGCGCCATGACACCGCAAAGCCTGCTGCAAACTCTGGCTGCGTGGTCTGTTCGCTACGGCCTGCATGTTCACTGGTGCGGGAGCCGTGAAGGCGGCGAATACATGGTTCACAGCCTGCTAGAGAAGTTTTTGAAGGAACAGCAAACCCGGCTTGCCGCGTTGGTTCGGGCGCATGGTGACGGCACTGAGGGAGGTGAAGCCGCATGA
- a CDS encoding primase-helicase zinc-binding domain-containing protein: protein MNSILTFLTSAMKPKGPHEFAGPCPQCGGEDRFIVWPDRPRGGAYLCRGCGSQGDGIQFMREFMGMSYPEACAALGLEQKHTTSLLSTRRTHVRPRPALPTQMAYVPPKPEPAVMPCKEWMGSASAFLAECQRGLETIPEALLAICGRFLTPYTALDCGIGWNPADRYILRESWGLPVVELAGGGMRDKLLLPCALVIATRRKAGTVALTVRCADDRPESRPKYWQTQGSGNVPFIAGRAGLPLLLVESALDAVLVWQESFGKLAAVALMGNMKGLDSDTHAFIQAAPLLLACPDNDEGGQVAWQRWSAAYPQAILTPAVGAKDLGDMHRAALTWPINPDIPSVMEWIPGVLAFASRNSTTYALAT, encoded by the coding sequence ATGAATAGTATTCTGACTTTTCTTACTTCTGCCATGAAGCCCAAGGGGCCGCACGAATTCGCCGGGCCATGCCCTCAGTGCGGCGGTGAAGATCGCTTTATTGTTTGGCCCGACAGGCCGCGCGGTGGAGCTTACCTTTGCCGTGGGTGCGGCTCTCAGGGTGACGGCATCCAGTTCATGCGCGAGTTTATGGGCATGAGCTACCCCGAAGCCTGCGCAGCTTTGGGCCTTGAGCAGAAACACACCACAAGCTTGCTATCTACACGGCGCACACATGTCCGGCCCCGTCCGGCGCTCCCGACACAGATGGCCTATGTACCGCCCAAGCCTGAGCCAGCCGTTATGCCCTGCAAGGAATGGATGGGCAGCGCCTCCGCGTTTCTCGCTGAGTGCCAGCGTGGGCTTGAAACTATCCCCGAAGCATTGCTTGCCATCTGCGGGCGCTTCCTGACCCCGTACACCGCGCTTGATTGCGGCATAGGCTGGAACCCTGCTGATCGCTATATCCTGCGCGAATCGTGGGGCTTGCCCGTTGTTGAGCTGGCAGGCGGCGGCATGCGTGACAAGCTGCTCTTGCCCTGTGCCCTTGTCATTGCCACACGCCGGAAGGCCGGAACCGTAGCCCTAACCGTGCGCTGTGCTGATGATCGCCCCGAAAGCCGCCCCAAATATTGGCAGACGCAGGGAAGCGGCAACGTGCCGTTTATTGCTGGACGTGCCGGGCTTCCGTTGCTTCTGGTTGAATCCGCTCTTGATGCCGTTCTAGTCTGGCAAGAATCATTCGGAAAACTGGCCGCTGTAGCCCTCATGGGCAACATGAAGGGGCTGGATTCAGACACCCACGCTTTTATCCAGGCTGCCCCCTTGCTGCTGGCTTGCCCCGACAATGACGAAGGCGGGCAAGTCGCCTGGCAGAGATGGAGTGCAGCTTATCCGCAAGCAATCCTTACCCCTGCCGTGGGAGCTAAAGACCTGGGCGACATGCACCGGGCCGCGCTGACATGGCCCATTAATCCCGACATCCCCAGCGTCATGGAGTGGATACCCGGTGTGCTGGCCTTCGCTTCTCGCAACTCAACCACCTACGCGCTTGCCACATAA